The DNA window TTCTCTAAGACAACAAAGCTACTATTAGTAATGCAAAAAGCACATGTGCTGATAAGACCAAACATGTGGAAGTTAGAGCTTTGGACTGCCACTTTGGAATACAATCCATCAAGCATGCAAAGAAACAGATATCCTAACTAAGGGCCTCTCCGAGGCAACCTATGAACCCCTTATATCTGATCTAGGAATGATAGATATCTTGATTTTTTGGTCATAATGTTCTGATTtggatttttgttttctctcaATTTGTAGAGATTGTCTATATTTAAGAGGAGTATACTTCATCAATTCCAAAACAGAACTTTTACTCTACCATGAACCTAGGCCTGTATCATGTGGCCTTGTAAATCCTTTTATACAATAAGatagaatataaatttttgcagAAACTAATCACTACTGTATGCTCACAGCTTTAAACTCTACTGACTACTCTATGATGAACACTTTTGCAATGAAAGCCTACATTTTACCACAGGTTACCTTGGTGAACATACTATCAAGACAATAACATAGAACTGTTACAAGTGTTGTCTAAGCAATCCCAAGAGGTTTATGAAGACCTGCCATCCTATAAGTCATTCTAAACTAACTCTGGTCTCAAATTCTTGAATTTCTGTTTCCTCAGCATATAAACCTTCTTGTGAAGCTGAGTTAACACTTTGATTTGCAGTATTGGAACCTTTCCAGCTAAGCCTGCTCCAAGTTTCTGATTTAAATATCCTCTCAAAACATACAATGACCAGTTTACGGACATCCTCATAGTAGTTCAAAAGTACTACCAATGAAATAAGAATATTGATGATGATGCACCTGAATAATTGAGCGACAAGGATCAACAGGAGTGCTTCACACGCAATTACACCTGAAAAGTGTCTAATAATAGTAGCAAGCAAGTTTTTATTGGTTGCTTTAAGTCCAACAACATGGCAAAATGTAGCCACAAGGAAAATCAACAAACTTGCTATGTGTTCCTGGAAAGGATTGCTGGTCAGGCCTTGATACTTGATCGCTATGGAACCTAACTCCAAGGTGATTAAGCAAATGTATACATTGTTGGTAGCACTTACAACATCACTGCAGAAGCCATTAATCCCGCAGTGATATTAGAAATACTTTGTTACTGCCATCAATTCTTGAATAAGGAAATTTGCAAATTTACtcataagaaataaaataaagggtCTTGCTAACacaaatagaaaattttaatagaaaacaTAATCTTTTTAACCAAGACTTTCTACTTAAATTCTGTTTCACCAATGCCCTTATGACACTTTTTAGCTAAATCTATAAATAAAGAAACACATCTTGAATTCTTGATATAATTCAAAAGTTACTGGATATTAAATTAGACACTATATCTCTATTAAATGTAAATTTGGTTACCTCTCTGTGACTGGTGTTGAGTATGTGCTACTGCTGTCTGTCATAGTGCTAATCACAGGTCCACAAAAACTCCAACTAAGAGTAGGTGCCAATTTGATGAACTCAGCAACAGCTATTGACAAGTTTTCTTCAATGCTCCAAGAAAAATAGTCGAAATGCAAGATTTAGTGATGGATCTGTCTTCAAGCAAGAGCCAAACCGAATAATTTTggccaataataataaattggaGTTGAAGGTGATTTGTGGAGTTAACAAAAATTTGCTATCTATCACTCTCATTTAAAAGGGTTAAAATCTTCGAAAGCTTGCCCAACACTTGCCCACCAACCTGGCTGGTTCCTGTCTATGGACAAACCCTAAATTACCAAAACTCCGTTGCTTCAGTTCGCACCCAAATAACATCACTCTGGATATGATCGAATTTTATGAAAAGTCAAAAACATATTCAGAGACAAATTTAATGGAAGAGCATGGAGATCGTCTCCCGACGAGATTTGGTGGGAGAGGATGGAATTGGTCACGGAGAAGAGCGCATTTGCACGCAGAGAAAATCGAGATTTTAGTTAAATTTGAAAAGTAAATGCACATAGAAGCACACTTGGATTATATGAATTATGTATGCCATTGCCAGATGATGGTATATTTATAGAAGCCAagcactatgggcatatcgggaATTTCATAAATGCAGCACGGTGGAAAGTTTCTTGGAGATTGTTGTGCTGCTTGCGCTTTCTTAATGGATGTTCTCTTCTGAACAAGACTGTGATAATGACATCTTGTCCTGACCATTGCTCAGTGTGTGTCAGTGTGTGAGTGTGACAGTGACATTTTAGCGGCACACGCAGATACAAAGATGATGCTTTAGCCGTTACATCTCGATTAGAAAATATATAGATTAATTGACATCAACCACACCTCTAGACTTTCAGACTTTCAGTCTCCATTTGAAAGTTAGATCTCGATTACAAAATATATTAGATTAATTGACATCAACCACACCTCTAGACTTTCACTCTCCAtttgaaaattcttaaacaCCCACTCATGTCTTAAAGATGCACACATTACATTCTCAATACATTGTctttttcattaataaaatagtTGTCTTGTCCCCTAGTTCAAGCATATAACTAGTAAAAGATTGGATAAACAATCCAAAAAAACCATCATAACAACATGTTAATTAGTAATTACCATTAAATAATCTAACAGGACAATGGATCATTTGGGATCACACTGAACAGTTTAGACGGAAACTTGTGATAATTTTATCGcaaaacaaaattgaacagaGTTTTAACCATTAGATTTTAATTAATGAGGCTTGATGTAACGGTTTAAAAAGTCAAACCATGTGATGGTTTAGAAAATAGAAACATAAttgttaaagtaaaaatttacgTCGGTGGTATGTAAAGTATacgattaaaaattattagataatttaataaatttggcTAAATTActatctaatatttttaaacaattatctTCTTTTATCGAAAGATCATTTCGATCGATCACCTTCTCTTATAAAAGGATTATTTCGATATCTTATTTTTGGGAGACCACTACgtcttttcttttgtctttaaGATTTGTGCtgatattttctctttttctattcGCACTTCTCTTTACACTGTTGTTCTATGATCTAACTTCGACTCTAATTGTCTTCGTTTGTAATGCTGTGGTTGGCATGTACGGTAGGCGGCGCGCAACATGTTTGATGAATTGTGCCAAAAGGACATTCATGACTTGGTCTCTTGAAATTTTATTGCGTCAGCTTATTTTCGTGCTTCTGAGACAAATACGACAGATCAATTGTTTGTTGAAATGACCACTCATTATTGGTTGTCGCCAGATCTTATAAGCCTTGTTGACATACTTCCTGTTTCTGCTTTTGTAGGTTCTTCAATGCAAGGGAAACAAGTTTATGAGTTTGTTGTTGGGAGTGGGTTAATGAATGATGTTTTTTGTAGGGAATGCTATTGTTGACATGTATGCCAAGTGTGGTAAGATGGATCAAGCAAATAGGTTTTTTGAAAGGATGGAGTTGAAGGATGTTGTTTCTTGGAATATTATGGTCATGGGGTATTCTCAGACTAGAATATTTAGGAATGTTTTCTCTCTGTTTGAGCATAAGTTAGGAGAAGAAAGGGAAGGAGGAGGATGCAGAAGTTAGGGTTTCAGGGACCAAATTAAGTCTAAAATACAAATCTTGTCACGTCAACTAATCATTACAGTGTCCACGTAGCAAGAAGAGTGCCACTTCAGCACTTTGTTTGTTGAGTCATCGCTGGAAAGGGTTGAGGGACCAAATTGGTGTCCGAACCTGAATATGGAG is part of the Arachis duranensis cultivar V14167 chromosome 1, aradu.V14167.gnm2.J7QH, whole genome shotgun sequence genome and encodes:
- the LOC107495566 gene encoding uncharacterized protein LOC107495566 isoform X2; this encodes MTDSSSTYSTPVTESDVVSATNNVYICLITLELGSIAIKYQGLTSNPFQEHIASLLIFLVATFCHVVGLKATNKNLLATIIRHFSGVIACEALLLILVAQLFRICQCALLLW
- the LOC107495566 gene encoding uncharacterized protein LOC107495566 isoform X1 yields the protein MTDSSSTYSTPVTESDVVSATNNVYICLITLELGSIAIKYQGLTSNPFQEHIASLLIFLVATFCHVVGLKATNKNLLATIIRHFSGVIACEALLLILVAQLFRCIIINILISLVVLLNYYEDVRKLVIVCFERIFKSETWSRLSWKGSNTANQSVNSASQEGLYAEETEIQEFETRVSLE